Genomic window (Ailuropoda melanoleuca isolate Jingjing chromosome 7, ASM200744v2, whole genome shotgun sequence):
ACCTTTCACACAGCACACACAAGTCCCATAGTCAATCACGTTTTGGGCTGAGCAAAGGCACTGCTTGTCGCAGATCCAGTCTGATGGCAGAGGCCGGGGGTAGGTGCACTCCTTACACTTGCACTTGCCACAGTCCTCACACCTGTAGGCATGCAGGCCCAAATCTTCCTTGCTCAGGGGCTTAAGCTCACCTGGCTTGAGCTCCGATTTGGGCTGCACACGGATTATCCCATCAGCAACAGGCCCCGAGGAGAAAGATGGTCCTAACAGTCTCTGTTCAGAGGAACTGCTGCTGGTGCTTGTCCTTGTACTGCTCCGAGACCCCGAGCTGACTGTGCTGATGGACCTGGACAGAGGGGCTCGTGCAGAAGAATGGACCTGTGGGTGCTGGAGCCTGGGAGGCTGGCGGTGCTCAGGCAGACCGTGGAGCCTCTCATGTTTGTGCTGAGTGGAGGGGCGAGGAGCAGGCTTGAGCCCAGGTCTCGGGACCAC
Coding sequences:
- the SPRY2 gene encoding protein sprouty homolog 2; protein product: MEARAQSGSGSQSLLQSPRDIGRPRGEPDPRDALTQQVHVLSLDQIRAIRNTNEYTEGPTVVPRPGLKPAPRPSTQHKHERLHGLPEHRQPPRLQHPQVHSSARAPLSRSISTVSSGSRSSTRTSTSSSSSEQRLLGPSFSSGPVADGIIRVQPKSELKPGELKPLSKEDLGLHAYRCEDCGKCKCKECTYPRPLPSDWICDKQCLCSAQNVIDYGTCVCCVKGLFYHCSNDDEDNCADNPCSCSQSHCCTRWSAMGVMSLFLPCLWCYLPAKGCLKLCQGCYDRVNRPGCRCKNSNTVCCKVPTVPPRNFEKPT